The following nucleotide sequence is from Embleya scabrispora.
GGGGAGCCCGATGCCGTAGTGCTGCGGCGCCCCGATGGTCAGGCCGGGGACCACCCGGAATCCGGCGGCGCCGTTCAGGTTCGCGAAGCCGTACAGGATGGTCTGATCCGTCGAGATCGCGGCCACCCGACCCGCCTTCAGGTCTTCCTCGCACGCCACAGCGTCGGCCTCGACCAACACGTCCACCCTCGCGGTACGCAACTGTTCCAAGGCGGTTTCCGACGTGGTTCCCTCCCACGTGCACACACGTTTTCCGTCCAGGTCCGCCATGGCCTTGATGTCCGCGCCCTCCCGGCCGACCATGAATCCCTGGTAGGTGGTGAGGTACGGGCCGACGAAGTCGATCTGCTTCATGCGCACGGCGGTGATGGAAAAGGACCCGACCACCAGGTCGACCCGGCCCTCGAGCAGCTTCGGGATCCGGTCGAAGGCGGATACTTCCGTAGGGACGACCGCCTTGATCCGCAACTTCTTCTCGATCATCTGCTCCAACAGGTAATCGGTGCCCGACCGGGTG
It contains:
- a CDS encoding transporter substrate-binding domain-containing protein is translated as MNTKTLRRRAGCLLLAALTPVACAAETSDPEFFGKSSISIGMQNDLPGVSLLQSYTRSGTDYLLEQMIEKKLRIKAVVPTEVSAFDRIPKLLEGRVDLVVGSFSITAVRMKQIDFVGPYLTTYQGFMVGREGADIKAMADLDGKRVCTWEGTTSETALEQLRTARVDVLVEADAVACEEDLKAGRVAAISTDQTILYGFANLNGAAGFRVVPGLTIGAPQHYGIGLPKGHRADCRRLTAIVKEYVESSDWINDVQRSLPQIPLQEPGWISRYKPTSSSIDGRSCRDTAST